A DNA window from Gigantopelta aegis isolate Gae_Host chromosome 4, Gae_host_genome, whole genome shotgun sequence contains the following coding sequences:
- the LOC121370198 gene encoding uncharacterized protein LOC121370198, translating to MDNSKSLNSDGTLKRVHTEVSDFSSSDEDSKTSSNVKKSKVSTSGSWPRFLVISSTDDEPLQKLSPFAIQKGLVSLAVDELLPSSFNVNKVLSWSAEFAWSVSQYVSQAPGSSIIYEVTVNPGGRSNSTSGTSLTVNRLTAGQSYSARIVTKLQQDGKETSSTSTEILPFSTIKIDNNMTCRSGDTCSDNIASCSSTDPKRCLCNQGYFWSGNPLVCKPDTRDSSGPPDYKTSTIAVSVLAAIVTIVLVILSVIFFLYVRRQRSKSRSADYDGKTTDNRQSNRGDALYEVMDGQMHTVHTTDVSLDSGYVNSPRSREEGGYVNSGQAVHMNEYEKLDVISTTPQTTYDKLTSI from the exons ATGGATAATTCCAAATCATTGAATTCAGATGGGACCCTCAAAAGGGTTCACACCGAGGTTTCGGATTTCTCGTCATCTGATGAGGACTCCAAGACATcatcaaatgttaaaaaatcAAAGGTTTCAACCAGTGGATCTTGGCCAAGGTTCCTTGTGATCAGTTCTACTGATGATGAACCTTTGCAGAAGTTGTCTCCTTTTGCCATCCAAAAAGGGCTTGTCAGCTTAGCTG TGGACGAGTTGCTTCCAAGTTCTTTTAATGTCAACAAAGTGTTATCATGGAGTGCTGAGTTTGCATGGAGTGTGTCACAATACGTTTCTCAAGCCCCAGGTTCTAGCATCATATACGAGGTAACCGTCAACCCTGGTGGTCGGTCAAATTCTACATCTGGTACATCGCTGACAGTCAACCGACTGACTGCTGGGCAGTCATATTCTGCTAGAATTGTGACAAAACTTCAACAAGACGGGAAAGAGACAAGTAGTACCAGCACTGAAATACTGCCATTCTCGACCATTA AGATTGACAATAATATGACTTGCAGATCTGGAGACACGTGCTCTGACAACATTGCCTCCTGCAGTTCTACAGACCCTAAACGATGTCTTTGTAACCAGGGATACTTCTGGAGTGGAAACCCGCTTGTGTGTAAACCAG ACACTAGAGACAGCTCGGGTCCACCAGACTACAAGACGTCTACGATCGCCGTGTCTGTTTTGGCGGCAATTGTTACCATTGTCCTTGTTATTCTTAGTGTGATATTTTTCTT GTATGTCAGACGGCAGAGATCGAAGTCAAGATCTGCTGATTATGACGGGAAAACAACGGACAACCGGCAATCAAACCGAGGTGACGCACTGTACGAAGTCATGGACGGACAGATGCACACCGTACACACAACGGACGTGTCTCTAGACAGTGGTTATGTTAATTCACCAAGGTCACGTGAAGAGGGGGGTTATGTTAATTCGGGGCAAGCTGTTCATATGAATGAATATGAAAAGCTTGATGTAATATCGACCACACCGCAAACTACTTATGATAAGTTAACGAGTATTTaa